CAGCTGCGATTCCCGCCCCCGGCGCGGGATCAGCGGTTTCAGTTCCAGCGACCCCAGCCGGGCATCGAAGGCGGCCATCAGTTCCGGCAGGCGTTCGGCGCGGTGGATGAAGGTCACGAAACCGCCGGGCGCACAACGCCGCGAGGCCGCATCGACCCACAGGTCCAGCGGAGTTTCCTCGCCCAGGGCGCCTTCGCGGTCGCGAATATGGGAGGGGATCGAGGCGTTGCGGCGGAAATAGGGCGGATTGGCGATGACATGGTCAAAGCGTTCCTGCCGCAGGTCCGGCGGCATCCGGGTCAGGTCGCCTTCGTGAATTACCATTTCCAGACCGTTCTCGCGGGCGTTGCGGCGGGCCAGCGCGGCATAGGGCGCCTGACGTTCCAACCCCGACAGGCGCAGCCCCGGCACCCGTGTGCCCGCACATAGCGCCGCCGTGCCGATACCGCAGCCGATGTCGAGCAGGCTTTGTCCCGCACTGGCAGGAATGGAGGCGGCCAGCAACACCGGGTCGACCCCGGCCCGATAGCCGGCACGCGGCTGGTTCAACCACAGCTTGCCGCCCAGGAACCGATCGCGGCTGAGGCCCTCAGGGGATTGCAGGCCCAGGTCAGTCCAGTTCGAATCCATTGTCCAGCAGCACCTTCCGGGCCGCGTCCAGATCCCTGTCCAGCACCATGAGCCTGCGCGGCAGGATCCCGATCGATCCTTCGAGCACGCTCATATTTACGTCCATTTCAAAGCAGTCTATATCCTCGCCCTGAAGCAAAGCCTGAGCAAAGGCGAGGCGGGTCGGATCGGTTGTGCGCATAAGCTGTCTCATCGTTCTGCAGATAAGAGCAGCCTGCCCGCTTTGTCGAGGCCGTATACGGGAGAGACGGTTTGGATCAGTTCGCCACCAAGCCCCATGACGCATTGGCCGGGGCCCTGCACAGCGAGCTTGACGCGGTCAATGCCCTGATCCGCGAAAAGATGGTGTCGCAGCATGCGCCGCGCATCCCCGAAGTGACCGCGCATCTGATCGAGGCCGGCGGCAAGCGCCTGCGCCCGATGCTGACCCTGGCTGCGGCCAGGCTCTGTGGCTACGAGGGCGGATTTCACATCCATCTCGCCGCGACAGTGGAGTTCATCCATACCGCGACGCTGCTGCATGACGACGTGGTGGACGAAAGCGAACAACGCCGCGGGCGCCCCACGGCCAATCTGCTCTGGGACAACCAGAGCTCGGTTCTGGTCGGGGACTACCTGTTCGCCCGCGCCTTCCAGCTCATGGTGGAACCGGGCAACCTGCGGGTTCTGAAGATCCTTGCAGGAGCCTCTGCCACCATCGCCGAAGGCGAAGTGCTGCAACTGACCGTGGCGCAGGATGTCAGCACCTCGGAAGACACCTATCTGCAAGTGATCCGGGGCAAGACCGCGGCGCTGTTTTCCGCCGCAACCGAATCCGGAGCCGTCCTTGCCGGCGCGCCCGAAGACCATGTCCGCGCGCTGACCGAATACGGCGACGCGCTTGGCATCGCCTTCCAGATGGCCGATGATCTGTTGGATTACCTCGGGGATTCCGGCCAGACCGGCAAGAACATCGGCGACGACTTCCGCGAACGCAAACTGACCCTGCCGGTCATCCGTGCCATCGCCAAGGCCGACGAGGCCGAGCGCAGCTTCTGGGAACGCACCATCGGGCGGGGCAGGCAGCAGGACGGCGACCTGGACACGGCCCTGTCGATCCTTGCCCGACACAAGGCGCTCGAAAGCACGCGCGACAGCGCCTACGCCTGGTCCGACAAGGCCCGCGCCGCGCTCGAAATCCTGCCGGAAAGCGAATTGCGCGACATCCTGTCCGATCTCGCCAGCTACGTGGTTTCGCGCCTCAAGTAAGCCCGGCGCCCCCTGCCCTGTTCCGCCTGATTGATCGTGATTTCGCCTGAACCGACCCGGTTCAGGCGGGCGCCACTGCGCGCTGCGCCTGCCGGGGGGTCTGCGGCGCGGTGCCGAAGCTGTCGAAGGCCTTGCCAAGCAGCATGAAGGCCCGCGCGGTCCGTGTCTGGGCCAGAGCGGCGAAATCGGCTTCGCCCGCCTCTTCCGAGAAATCCGGCAGCATCTTGTCGAAACGGCGTTGGAAATGATGCGCCGTGTCACGGAACACCGGATCCTTGCGCAGGCGCTCCTGAATCCTGGCTTCGGCCTCGGGGGCCGAGATCGCCGCCAGAGCCTCCACGGCGGGGCCGCGCTGCCCGGCGGCATAGGCGCGCCAGGCCTCGGCCGGGGTGGTGACCGGTGTCAGGTCGTCTGTATAGATACCGTCCTGGCTCAGCAGGGTCAGGATGTCCTGTGCGGCCTGGATCAGCAGGGCAATGCCCGGCTCTTTCAGCATCTTGCGCAGGGCGGCAAAGCCTTCGGTATCGTCAGCGGTTTCGGGGAAGTTCAGCGCGCGCACGAAATCGCCCCGAGTCGGCGGCGCATTGGAATCCACCAGCGGCAGATCCAGTTGCGGCGCCTCGCTGTTGCCACGCGCGGCGGGAGAGGCATCCTCTTCGGTCTCGTCTGGTTCGGCCCGCATCACGCTGCGTTCGCGAATCGCGGTCAGCGTCATCAGGGCCACCTCGGAGCGGCGCTGCGTCTCGGCCAGATCGTCGAGCTTGCGCAACACCGCCCCGGACAAGGAATCACCGCCTGTCTGTGCGGCCGGCATCTGCTGCGCCTTGCGCAGGGCCTCGACCGCCAGTGTCAGTTGCGCCATTTCCCGGCGCATCTCGGATCGGCTTCGGGCCGCCACCAGCGCAAGGGCGACCAGTACCAGAAGCAGACATCCTGCAATTCCGGCGAAAATCATGTCCATTCCGGAATCCTCCTTTTCGTCACGACTCAGTCAGGCCGCGGGGCAGCGGACAAACGCCCGTCGGCCCGCGACGCAAAGCGGCGCAGGCCCAGTGAAGGCGCGTCAGCCGCCCCCTATTGGTAAACGATTTTCAGGACTTCGTAAGACCGTTCCCCACCGGGTGTGCGGACTTCCACCGAGTCGCCCTCTTCCTTGCCGATCAGGGCACGGGCGATCGGCGACTTGATATTGAGCAAGCCGCCTTCGATGCTGGCCTCGTGTTCCCCGACGATCTGCCAGGTTTTCTCTTCGTCGGTGTCCTCGTCGACAAGGGTCACCGTGGCGCCGAACTTGATCGCGCCGCGCAGCGTCTTGGGGTCGATCACCTCGGCCAGCCCCAGCACGCCCTCCAGTTCCTTGATCCGTCCCTCGATGAAGCTCTGCTTTTCGCGGGCGGAGTGATATTCGGCGTTTTCCGAAAGGTCACCGTGTTCGCGTGCTTCGGCAATCGCCTTGATGATCTCGGGGCGTTCGACGGATTTCAGCTGCTTCAACTCGGCTTCCAGCTTTCGAGCGCCGGTGCGGGTCATCGGTATCTTTTCCATTGCAGCCCTCCTCGGCATGCAGAAAGGGGCCGCATGGCCCCTCTCGTTCGGTCTTCAGTCGGGATACCTGACCCAAAGCCGGGCCCAAATGCAAGCGATTTGCCGAACAAGCCGCGAACGTTCGCTCGCCGCCATGTCCCGCCCGATCGGAACGCCGATCTGCGCCCAATCCCCGAATTGAGCGTACCTCTGCGTCCCCCGATCACCAGGGTACCGTCAAACTGACTCCCCCTTCAGCCTATCGCCCCGCCATGTCAAAAAGCCGCTGACGTATCGTTGCAATTGCCTCTGGGACAGATAGAACGTTACGCTGTACGCAACAAAATTACCCGTCCCGCCACCGGAGAAGCCAGACATGTCCGAGACGCAGCGTGAAACCATGGAATACGATGTGGTCATCGTCGGTGCAGGCCCCGCTGGCCTGTCGGCCGCGATCCGCCTCAAGCAGCTTGACCCCGATCTGGAGGTCGTGGTGCTGGAAAAGGGCTCGGAAGTCGGGGCGCATATCCTGTCGGGCGCGGTTCTGGACCCTTGCGGGCTGGACGCTCTGATCCCGGACTGGAAGGCAAAGGGCGCGCCGCTGAACGTGCCGGTCAAGCACGACAATTTCTACCTGATGGGCGAAGCCGGCGAAATCCGCATCCCCAACTGGCCGATGCCCCCGCTGATGCACAACCATGGCAATTACATCGTCTCGATGGGCAATGTCTGCCGCTGGATGGCCGAACAGGCCGAGGAACTGGGTGTCGAGGTCTTTCCCGGCATGGCCTGTTCCGAACTGGTCTACGGAGAAAAAGGTGCGATCAAGGGCGTGGTGGCCGGTGAGTTCGGCAAGAACCCCGATGGCACCCCCGGACCCGGCTATGAACCCGGGATGGAGCTGCACGGCAAATATGTCTTCCTCGGCGAAGGCGTGCGCGGCAGCCTGTCCAAGGAAGTGATCGAACGCTACGGCCTGTCGGACGACAAGCAGCCGCAGAAATTCGGCCTTGGCATGAAGGAAATCTGGGAGATCGACCCGGCCAAGCACAAGCTCGGCACGGTCACTCACACGATGGGTTGGCCGCTGGGGTCGAACGCCGGCGGCGGCAGCTTCATCTATCACCTTGAAAACAATCAGGTCTATGTCGGCTTCGTGGTGCACCTGAACTACAAAAACCCGCATCTTTTCCCTTACATGGAATTTCAGCGGTTCAAGCATCACCCGATGGTGGCTGAGCTTCTGAAAGGCGGCAAGCGCGTGGCCTACGGCGCGCGGGCAATTTCCGAAGGCGGGTATCAGTCGATGCCGCAGATGGTGGCGCCGGGCGTCGCGCTGCTTGGCTGCTCGGTCGGCATGGTCAACGTGCCCCGCATCAAGGGCAACCACAACGCCATGCTGTCGGGCATCGCCGCAGCCGAAGCCGCCCATGCCGCCATCGGTGCGGGGCGCGCCGGGGACGAACTGCATGCCTACGAAGATGAGGTCCGCTCGGGCCCCATCGGCAAGGATCTGAAGAAGGTCCGCAACGTGAAGCCGCTCTGGTCGAAATTCGGCCTCGCCGCCTCGCTGGCGTTTGGGGGTCTCGACATGTGGACCAACAGCTTCGGCTTCTCGCTGCTCGGCACGCTTAAACACGGCAAGACCGATGCCGCTGCCACCGAGCCCGCCCATAAACACAAGCCGATCGACTATCCCAAGCCCGACGGCAAACTCAGCTTCGACCGGTTGACCAACGTGTCCTTCTCGATGACCAATCACGAGGAAAGCCAGCCCTGCCACCTGAAGCTGGCCGATCCGGATGTCCCCGTCGAAGTCGGCCTGCGCGACTATGCCGGGCCCTCGGCCCGCTATTGCCCTGCCGGAGTCTATGAATTCGTCGGTGAAGGCGTGGATGCGAAATTCCAGATCAATTTCCAGAACTGCGTCCATTGCAAGACCTGCGACATCAAGGATCCGGCGCAGAACATCACCTGGACAACCCCGCAGGGTGGGGACGGTCCGAATTATCCCAATATGTAAACTTCGCGAAGAATTTATGTTGCCGGCCCTCCGGGGCCGGGGACGTTGCATTGCTTTCGTAAGGACTGCCCCCTAGGCTCGGTGCACATACGCAGTCCGGGAACACGCCATGAACTTTCTGAAAGCCTCCGCACTGGCCCTCGCGACCTTGGCGCCCCTTGGTGCCATGGCCCCCCTGCCGGCCCTGGCCGACAGTGCCGCCGGGGACTACCTTGCCGGCCGACAGGCGCGTGCGACCGACGATTTCGACAATGCAGCCTATTATTACCGCCGGGCGATGCAGAGCTTGCCGGACGATCCCCGCGTTCTGGAAGGCCTCGTGCAATCCGAGGTTTCGGTTGGTCGCTTTGCCGATGCGATCCCGGCTGCGCAACGGCTGGAGGATCTGGGCGGCGAAAGCCAGCTGGCCCGCATGGTCCTGGTGGTCGATGCCCTGAAACATGAAGACTACGACGGGTTGCTCACCCGGATTTCAGCGCAGGAAGGCGCCGGGCCGCTGGCCGATGGGCTGCTGACCGCCTGGATCCGCCTTGGCCAGGGCAACATGGACGCCGCGCTTGCCGCCTTCGACAAGGTCGCCTCGGAAGACGGGTTGGCCTATTTCGCGCGCTATCACAAGGCGCTGGCGCTCGCCTATGTCGGTGATTTCGCCGCCGCAGAGGCGATCTATGCCGACCCCGAAGGCGGTCAGCTGGAAATGACCCGACGCGGTGCCCTTGCCCGGATAGAGGCGTTGTCGCAACTGGATCGCGATGAAGAGGCGCTGACGCTTCTGCGGTCCCTGTTCGGCAGCGATCTGAACCCAGAATTGCAGCAGATCAAGGCCCGCCTCGACGCGGGCGAGACGCTGGACAATACCCATGTGACCTCGATCACGGACGGCGCAGCCGAAGTCTTCTATTCCATCGCCGCCGCGCTGCAAAGCGAAGCCAGTCCGCAATACACGCTGCTGTTCACCCGTCTGGCCAGCGCCCTGCGGCCCGACCACGTGGATGCTCAGCTTCTGGCGGGCCAGCTGCTGGAATCCCTCGACCAGCCGGAATTGGCAACCGCGGCCTACCGGTCCGTGTCGCGGGATGACCCGAACTTCTACCTTGCCGAACTGGGGCGTGCCGACACGCTGTTCCAGTCCGAACGCGATGATGCCGCGCTCGAGGTGCTGAATTCCCTGGCCGTGACCTATCCCGACCTTTCCGAGGTGCAGGCAGCACTTGGCAGCATGCAGCGGCGGCTTGGCAATCACCGCGCTGCGGTAGAGGCCTATTCCCGCGCCCTTGACCTGCGCACCCCGGATGACCGGGGCAATTGGCTGCTGCTCTACAACCGCGCCATGTCGCGCGAACGCCTGAACGACTGGCCCGGCGCCGAGGCTGATTTCCGCGCCGCGCTTGACCGCAACCCGAACCAACCCAACGTGCTGAATTACTTCGGCTATTCCCTTGTCGAGCAGAATGAAAACCTTGACGAGGCGCTCGAGATGATCGAACGGGCCGTCGATCTTAGCCCGGATTCGGGCTATATCGTGGACAGCCTCGGCTGGGTCCTATTCCAGCTCGGTCGCGTCCAGGAGGCCGTGCCGCAGATGGAACGCGCAGCCGAACTGATGCCGGTGGATTCGGTGGTGAACGATCATCTTGGTGATGTCTACTGGAGCGTCGGACGCAAGCTTGAGGCGCAGTTCCAATGGACCCGCGCCCTGTCCCTTGATCCCGAAGACGACGAGGCGGACCGGATCAGGCGCAAGCTGAAGGTCGGCCTTGATGCGGTTCTGGCCGATGAAAAGGCCGTATCCGGTCAGGTCGCCAGCGACGACGGCTAAACCCCGGCGCGCGAATTTCAGGATGACAGCCATGGCTTCTTCGACCGCGCAGTCCCGCGCCGTTTTCCCGGATGCGCAGGCCGGGCTGACCCTGCTGGCTCCGGCCAAGGTCAATTTGGCACTGCATGTGACCGGGCAGCGGGCAGACGGCTATCACAGCCTCGACAGCCTGGTGGTCTTTGCCGATGCAGGTGATCAGGTCTCGCTGGCCCCCGCCCCGGACTTCAGCCTGCGTGTCACTGGCCCCCGCCGTGCGGGCGTCCCCGAGGATGACCGAAACCTTTGCCTGCGCGCGGCGCGGGCGGCGGGTATTCCGGTCGCGATCACGCTGGAAAAGCACCTGCCAAATGCCGCCGGTCTGGGTGGGGGCACGGCGGATGCCGCCGCCGTCCTGCGTGGACTTCAGCAGATGACCGGCGCGGCCCCGCTGGAAAACCCGGAACGCATCGGCGCCGATCTGCCCGTCTGCCTGTTCAACCGCCCCGCCCGCATGCAGGGCGTCGGAGAGCGTATTTCCCCGGTCCCGCCCCTGCCGCCCCTGCCCGCGCTTTTGATCAATCCCGGCGTCGCCCTGTCCACGCCTCAGGTCTTTTCCGCCCTGAAACGCCGCCACAACGGGGCGATGGACGACATCCCCCGAGGCCTGCAAACCCCGGCGGAAACCGCCACCTGGCTCAGGGAACAGCGCAACGATCTGCAATCCGCCGCGCTGTCCTGTGCCCCCGAAATAGGCACGGCCCTCGCGGCCCTCGACGCGCTGCCGGGGTGCCTTCTGGCGCGCATGTCGGGATCGGGCGCCAGTTGCTTTGCCCTGTTCCCGGACCGCGAAATGGCGGAAAAAGCGGCAGGTATCCTTGCCGCGCGGCACCCGGCGTGGTGGATCTGCCCTGTAACCCTTGGTTGACCGGCAGTCTTCTGCCGATCGCGGAATCCGTTCATTTGCCGAAAAGGCTTTTTCGCATAAGGCAATTGCAGCGAAACAGTTCCGGAGATGGTCCATGCGGTGGACACGGCTTGCAGCATTGGCATTGTGCTTTCCCATCCTCGCCTGTTCCGGCGGACAGGGAAGCGAACCTTCGGCAAGCCGCGCCTCGATGGCCTTCGTCGACCCCGCACCGCTCTATCCGAATGAGACACCTCAGCTGCGCCATCTTATCGAGAGATACTCCGCGCTGTATCAGGTGCCTGTGAAGCTGGTCCAGAAGGTGGTGATCCGCGAAAGCACCCATCGCCCCACCGCCCGCAACGGTCCCTATTACGGGCTGATGCAGATCCTGCCGGCCACGGCCCGCTCGATGGGCTTTCAGGGGCAATCGACGGATCTTCTGGATGCCGAGACCAACCTGAAATACGCGGTCAAGTACCTGCGCGGCGCCTGGCTGGTGTCGGATGGCGACCTTGATACGGCAGTCGGATGGTACGCCAAGGGCTATTACTACGAGGCCAAGAACCGCGACATGCTGGTCGAGACCGGGCTTCGGTCACATTGACGGTTCCCGGCCCGCCAGAAGGGTCCGCGCCCGGTCAAGGTCTTCGGGCCGGTTGATATTGAAGAACGGGTCCCCCCGGTCGGAGGGAAACACCGCCCGCGCTGTCCGTTCCGGCAAGGCCCAATCCCGCATCCGGCGCAAACCGCCCTCCAGTGCCGCACGCAGGGCGTCGCGCTGTGACACGGGCCAGAGGCCAAAGGTCGGATGGTCCCGGATCTCGCCGCCTGCATCCGCACTGGCGGCAATGGCGCAATCGCAGCCCGCCATTTCGGCCGCCAGAAACAGTTGCGGCACCAGGTCCGCGGGCAGGAACGGCGTGTCGGCGGCGACTGTCACCACCCTGTCGCCCCCTGTCGCCGCCGCCCAGTCCAATGCCGCCAGAACCCCACCGAGTGGTCCCGCCGGCTGCGCCGTGCTGTCGGCCAGCACCGGCAAGCCGAAACGTGCCAGACGGGTCGCATCGCCATTGGCGTTGATCGCCAGATCCGCCACCTGCGGGTCAAACCGCGCGATCACCGCATCCAGCAGGCAACCGGAGCCGAAACTCAGCAGCCCCTTGTCGCCGCCGCCCATGCGACGGGCCTCGCCCCCCGCAAGGATGACACCCCGGATTTCCATCAGGTTCCTCCTGTTTCAGGACGCATCGGCCGCGCCCCCGGACAATCTCGAAAGGCCGCTTGCACCCTTGCATGTTTGCAGTCCGGGCTGTGCGCAGGACCCGATTGCCACCGCCATGGCTTGGCGGTAGATGCGCTACATGACAACTTACGCAGACACCCCGGCCGAGGCCAGCGAGAAACCGACCTATTGGCGCGGCGTCCGGGATGGCGCGCCCTTCCTGCTGGTCGTCGTGCCCTTCGCCATGCTCTTCGGCGTGGTGGCGACCGAAGCCGGGCTGAATGTATTCGAGTCGCTTTTCTATTCCGTGGCCGTGATCGCGGGCGCCGCGCAATTCGCGTCTCTTTCGCTGCTTCAGGATGGGGCGCCGGTGTTCATCGCCCTGGCCTCGGCGCTGGCGGTCAATCTGCGGATGGCGATGTATTCGGCTTCTCTGACGCCCTACATGGGGGCTGCGCCGCTGTGGCAGCGGGCGCTGGCCGCCTATCTGATTATCGACCAAAGCTATGGTTGCGCAGTCCAGGCATACGAACAGAACCCCGCCTGGAGCATCCGC
The Pseudooceanicola algae genome window above contains:
- a CDS encoding lytic transglycosylase domain-containing protein, whose translation is MRWTRLAALALCFPILACSGGQGSEPSASRASMAFVDPAPLYPNETPQLRHLIERYSALYQVPVKLVQKVVIRESTHRPTARNGPYYGLMQILPATARSMGFQGQSTDLLDAETNLKYAVKYLRGAWLVSDGDLDTAVGWYAKGYYYEAKNRDMLVETGLRSH
- a CDS encoding electron transfer flavoprotein-ubiquinone oxidoreductase, with amino-acid sequence MSETQRETMEYDVVIVGAGPAGLSAAIRLKQLDPDLEVVVLEKGSEVGAHILSGAVLDPCGLDALIPDWKAKGAPLNVPVKHDNFYLMGEAGEIRIPNWPMPPLMHNHGNYIVSMGNVCRWMAEQAEELGVEVFPGMACSELVYGEKGAIKGVVAGEFGKNPDGTPGPGYEPGMELHGKYVFLGEGVRGSLSKEVIERYGLSDDKQPQKFGLGMKEIWEIDPAKHKLGTVTHTMGWPLGSNAGGGSFIYHLENNQVYVGFVVHLNYKNPHLFPYMEFQRFKHHPMVAELLKGGKRVAYGARAISEGGYQSMPQMVAPGVALLGCSVGMVNVPRIKGNHNAMLSGIAAAEAAHAAIGAGRAGDELHAYEDEVRSGPIGKDLKKVRNVKPLWSKFGLAASLAFGGLDMWTNSFGFSLLGTLKHGKTDAAATEPAHKHKPIDYPKPDGKLSFDRLTNVSFSMTNHEESQPCHLKLADPDVPVEVGLRDYAGPSARYCPAGVYEFVGEGVDAKFQINFQNCVHCKTCDIKDPAQNITWTTPQGGDGPNYPNM
- a CDS encoding tetratricopeptide repeat protein, with amino-acid sequence MNFLKASALALATLAPLGAMAPLPALADSAAGDYLAGRQARATDDFDNAAYYYRRAMQSLPDDPRVLEGLVQSEVSVGRFADAIPAAQRLEDLGGESQLARMVLVVDALKHEDYDGLLTRISAQEGAGPLADGLLTAWIRLGQGNMDAALAAFDKVASEDGLAYFARYHKALALAYVGDFAAAEAIYADPEGGQLEMTRRGALARIEALSQLDRDEEALTLLRSLFGSDLNPELQQIKARLDAGETLDNTHVTSITDGAAEVFYSIAAALQSEASPQYTLLFTRLASALRPDHVDAQLLAGQLLESLDQPELATAAYRSVSRDDPNFYLAELGRADTLFQSERDDAALEVLNSLAVTYPDLSEVQAALGSMQRRLGNHRAAVEAYSRALDLRTPDDRGNWLLLYNRAMSRERLNDWPGAEADFRAALDRNPNQPNVLNYFGYSLVEQNENLDEALEMIERAVDLSPDSGYIVDSLGWVLFQLGRVQEAVPQMERAAELMPVDSVVNDHLGDVYWSVGRKLEAQFQWTRALSLDPEDDEADRIRRKLKVGLDAVLADEKAVSGQVASDDG
- a CDS encoding tRNA1(Val) (adenine(37)-N6)-methyltransferase, which codes for MDSNWTDLGLQSPEGLSRDRFLGGKLWLNQPRAGYRAGVDPVLLAASIPASAGQSLLDIGCGIGTAALCAGTRVPGLRLSGLERQAPYAALARRNARENGLEMVIHEGDLTRMPPDLRQERFDHVIANPPYFRRNASIPSHIRDREGALGEETPLDLWVDAASRRCAPGGFVTFIHRAERLPELMAAFDARLGSLELKPLIPRRGRESQLILLRGRKEGRGAFRLHAGLLLHENASHTSDHSDYTREASRILRDGESLIFTG
- a CDS encoding putative signal transducing protein, with amino-acid sequence MRQLMRTTDPTRLAFAQALLQGEDIDCFEMDVNMSVLEGSIGILPRRLMVLDRDLDAARKVLLDNGFELD
- the mobA gene encoding molybdenum cofactor guanylyltransferase MobA encodes the protein MEIRGVILAGGEARRMGGGDKGLLSFGSGCLLDAVIARFDPQVADLAINANGDATRLARFGLPVLADSTAQPAGPLGGVLAALDWAAATGGDRVVTVAADTPFLPADLVPQLFLAAEMAGCDCAIAASADAGGEIRDHPTFGLWPVSQRDALRAALEGGLRRMRDWALPERTARAVFPSDRGDPFFNINRPEDLDRARTLLAGREPSM
- a CDS encoding AzlC family ABC transporter permease, which translates into the protein MTTYADTPAEASEKPTYWRGVRDGAPFLLVVVPFAMLFGVVATEAGLNVFESLFYSVAVIAGAAQFASLSLLQDGAPVFIALASALAVNLRMAMYSASLTPYMGAAPLWQRALAAYLIIDQSYGCAVQAYEQNPAWSIRQRMSYFFGVVSPIIVPWYIATVVGALVGSAIPPALALDFAAPITFIAMVAPMMRSLAHIMACLVAVILSLALAWVPYNGGLILAAIAGMMTGAQVEVMMEKRK
- a CDS encoding 4-(cytidine 5'-diphospho)-2-C-methyl-D-erythritol kinase codes for the protein MASSTAQSRAVFPDAQAGLTLLAPAKVNLALHVTGQRADGYHSLDSLVVFADAGDQVSLAPAPDFSLRVTGPRRAGVPEDDRNLCLRAARAAGIPVAITLEKHLPNAAGLGGGTADAAAVLRGLQQMTGAAPLENPERIGADLPVCLFNRPARMQGVGERISPVPPLPPLPALLINPGVALSTPQVFSALKRRHNGAMDDIPRGLQTPAETATWLREQRNDLQSAALSCAPEIGTALAALDALPGCLLARMSGSGASCFALFPDREMAEKAAGILAARHPAWWICPVTLG
- a CDS encoding polyprenyl synthetase family protein; this encodes MDQFATKPHDALAGALHSELDAVNALIREKMVSQHAPRIPEVTAHLIEAGGKRLRPMLTLAAARLCGYEGGFHIHLAATVEFIHTATLLHDDVVDESEQRRGRPTANLLWDNQSSVLVGDYLFARAFQLMVEPGNLRVLKILAGASATIAEGEVLQLTVAQDVSTSEDTYLQVIRGKTAALFSAATESGAVLAGAPEDHVRALTEYGDALGIAFQMADDLLDYLGDSGQTGKNIGDDFRERKLTLPVIRAIAKADEAERSFWERTIGRGRQQDGDLDTALSILARHKALESTRDSAYAWSDKARAALEILPESELRDILSDLASYVVSRLK
- the greA gene encoding transcription elongation factor GreA — its product is MEKIPMTRTGARKLEAELKQLKSVERPEIIKAIAEAREHGDLSENAEYHSAREKQSFIEGRIKELEGVLGLAEVIDPKTLRGAIKFGATVTLVDEDTDEEKTWQIVGEHEASIEGGLLNIKSPIARALIGKEEGDSVEVRTPGGERSYEVLKIVYQ